From a region of the Apibacter sp. B3706 genome:
- the htpG gene encoding molecular chaperone HtpG has product MAKGNINVSVENIFPLIKKFLYNDHEIFLRELVSNATDATLKLKHLSNIGEANVEYGSPIIEIKINKEDKTLHIIDQGIGMTEEEVQKYINEVAFSGAEDFISKHKDAEKEGIIGHFGLGFYSAFMVADKVEIITKSYTDAPAVQWVCDGSPQFDLGPADKKDRGTEIILHIAEDSSEFLEEYKIRELLLKYNRFMPIPIKFGTKEEMLPLPEGTDKDAKPEKVIVDDIINNPNPAWTKSPSELKDEDYKAFYHELYPMQFDEPLFYIHLNVDYPFHLTGILFFPKLANNLNLDKDKIQLYQNQVFVTDEVKGIVPDFLMLLRGVIDSPDIPLNVSRSYLQADGAVKKISSYITKKVADKMVSLINENREDFEKKWNDIKIVIEYGMISEEKFYEKSDKFALYPTVDHVYYTFDELKDKIKDHQTDKDGKLVILYATNLDEQDQYIQTAKQKGYEVLLLDSPIVPHLIQKLETSKENISFVRVDADHINNLIKKDENTVSVLTDEEKETLKKEIEENVDSKTYTISLENLSKDDAPFILTQPEFMRRMKDMQQVGGGMYGMMGNFPESYNLVVNTNNPIASEILKKENKDEKASIIKQALDLAKLSQNILKGKDLTDFIKRSYEMIK; this is encoded by the coding sequence ATGGCAAAAGGAAATATTAATGTATCGGTTGAAAATATTTTTCCACTGATTAAAAAGTTTTTATATAACGATCACGAAATATTTTTACGTGAGCTGGTATCTAATGCTACCGATGCTACATTAAAACTTAAACATTTATCGAATATTGGAGAAGCTAACGTTGAATACGGCAGTCCAATTATTGAAATTAAAATAAACAAAGAAGATAAAACCCTTCATATTATCGATCAAGGGATCGGTATGACAGAAGAAGAAGTACAAAAATATATTAATGAAGTAGCGTTTTCCGGAGCTGAAGACTTTATTTCTAAACACAAAGATGCTGAAAAAGAAGGTATTATAGGTCATTTCGGTTTAGGCTTCTATTCTGCTTTTATGGTTGCCGATAAAGTGGAAATCATAACTAAATCTTATACAGATGCTCCGGCCGTGCAATGGGTTTGCGACGGAAGTCCTCAATTCGATTTAGGTCCTGCAGATAAAAAAGATCGCGGTACTGAAATTATTTTACACATTGCCGAAGATTCTTCTGAATTTTTAGAAGAATACAAAATTCGCGAACTACTGTTAAAATACAATCGATTCATGCCTATTCCGATAAAATTCGGAACTAAGGAAGAAATGTTACCGCTACCTGAGGGTACTGATAAAGATGCCAAACCTGAAAAAGTAATCGTTGATGATATCATCAATAATCCTAATCCGGCATGGACAAAGTCTCCTTCTGAATTGAAAGATGAGGATTACAAAGCATTTTACCATGAGCTGTATCCGATGCAATTTGATGAACCTTTATTTTACATTCATTTGAATGTAGATTATCCGTTTCATTTAACCGGAATTTTATTTTTTCCTAAATTAGCCAATAACCTGAATTTAGATAAAGACAAAATCCAATTATATCAAAATCAAGTTTTTGTTACCGATGAGGTTAAAGGCATCGTTCCCGATTTCTTAATGTTATTGAGAGGGGTTATTGATTCTCCCGATATTCCGTTAAACGTTTCTCGTTCTTATTTACAAGCTGACGGCGCTGTTAAGAAAATTTCTTCTTACATCACCAAAAAAGTGGCTGATAAGATGGTTTCTTTAATTAATGAAAACCGCGAGGATTTTGAAAAGAAATGGAATGATATTAAAATAGTAATAGAATACGGAATGATTTCCGAAGAAAAATTCTATGAAAAATCAGATAAATTCGCGCTTTATCCTACGGTAGATCATGTATATTATACGTTCGACGAGTTAAAAGATAAGATTAAAGATCACCAAACCGACAAAGATGGTAAATTAGTGATCTTATATGCTACCAATTTAGATGAGCAAGATCAATACATTCAAACGGCTAAACAAAAAGGTTATGAAGTTTTATTATTGGATTCTCCAATAGTTCCTCATTTAATTCAAAAATTGGAAACTTCTAAAGAAAATATTTCTTTTGTACGAGTAGATGCAGATCATATTAACAATCTTATCAAGAAGGACGAAAACACCGTATCTGTTTTAACCGATGAAGAAAAAGAAACTCTTAAAAAAGAAATTGAGGAAAATGTAGATTCTAAAACGTATACTATTTCGTTAGAAAATTTAAGTAAGGATGACGCTCCTTTTATTTTGACTCAGCCGGAATTTATGAGAAGAATGAAAGATATGCAACAAGTGGGCGGTGGAATGTACGGCATGATGGGTAATTTCCCTGAATCTTATAATCTTGTCGTTAATACCAATAATCCTATTGCTTCCGAAATCTTAAAGAAGGAAAACAAAGACGAAAAAGCTTCCATTATTAAACAAGCTTTAGACTTAGCTAAACTTTCTCAAAATATACTTAAAGGTAAAGATCTTACTGATTTTATTAAGAGAAGTTACGAAATGATAAAGTAA
- a CDS encoding GNAT family N-acetyltransferase yields MIRRAVKGDCKRLMELVHELADFEKAPDEVTVNLSHFEESGFGDHPVWWALVAEDEKSKTIIGFALYYVRYSTWKGQRLYLEDLYVCPYWRGKGIGSQLFEAVIRETKDQQLNGMVWQVLEWNETAIEFYKKYNAKFDAEWINCSIDL; encoded by the coding sequence ATGATAAGAAGAGCAGTTAAAGGAGATTGTAAAAGATTAATGGAATTAGTACATGAATTAGCCGATTTTGAAAAAGCACCGGATGAAGTTACCGTAAATCTATCCCATTTTGAAGAAAGCGGATTTGGAGATCATCCCGTTTGGTGGGCGTTGGTCGCTGAAGATGAGAAATCTAAAACCATTATAGGTTTTGCTTTATACTATGTGCGATATTCGACATGGAAGGGGCAACGCCTGTATCTTGAAGATCTTTATGTATGCCCCTATTGGAGAGGAAAAGGAATAGGAAGTCAACTTTTTGAGGCTGTAATTAGGGAAACTAAAGATCAACAATTAAACGGGATGGTATGGCAGGTATTGGAATGGAACGAAACGGCAATAGAATTTTATAAAAAGTATAATGCAAAATTTGATGCAGAATGGATCAATTGCAGTATCGATTTATAG
- a CDS encoding amino acid permease — translation MKNLKSDRTKKELKRGLSNRHIQLIALGGSIGTGLFLGIGPAAVMAGPSVILGYTIAGFIAFMIMRQLGEMVVEEPVSGSFSHFANKYWGPFAGFASGWNYWLLYTLVSMTELTAIGTYVHFWWPEIPLWVSSLFFFVVINLINLANVKIYGEAEFWFSIIKVIAIIAMIVFGSYLLISGSGVPKASITNLWNDGGFFPKGLFNSDGTGGYQGLLAAMAFIMFSFGGLELIGITASEAENPEVTIPKATNQVIYRILIFYTGALLILFSLSPWREITTGSSPFVTVFDTLNGFSFTLLGHTFYFTSIIANVLNVVVLTAALSVYNSSVYSNSRMLYGLSVQGNAPKFLSKLNANHVPVMAILVSALFAAVCVIVNKVMPKEALNYLMSLVVSSLIINWIIISLTHFYFKRSKNKEGVFKTKFPSLWFPLGNIICLIFLVGILPIMWFTGMELSIELIPVWLFVLYFCYRFPKYKWILLIIFLAYFLWRIYSII, via the coding sequence TTGAAGAATTTAAAGTCTGATAGAACAAAGAAAGAATTAAAAAGAGGATTATCTAATCGACATATACAACTTATCGCTTTAGGCGGCTCCATAGGTACCGGATTATTTTTAGGAATCGGACCGGCTGCTGTCATGGCAGGACCATCCGTTATTTTAGGTTATACCATTGCCGGATTTATAGCATTTATGATTATGAGGCAACTGGGAGAAATGGTAGTTGAAGAACCGGTATCGGGAAGTTTTAGTCATTTTGCCAACAAATACTGGGGACCTTTTGCAGGTTTTGCTTCCGGTTGGAACTATTGGTTGTTATACACGTTAGTAAGCATGACGGAATTAACCGCCATAGGAACCTATGTACATTTTTGGTGGCCGGAAATTCCATTATGGGTATCGAGTTTATTCTTTTTTGTGGTTATTAATTTAATTAACCTGGCTAATGTAAAGATTTACGGAGAAGCAGAATTTTGGTTTTCAATCATAAAAGTTATTGCAATCATAGCTATGATTGTTTTTGGAAGCTATCTTTTGATAAGCGGTTCGGGAGTCCCTAAAGCATCCATAACTAATTTATGGAACGACGGTGGATTTTTTCCTAAGGGCTTATTTAATTCAGATGGAACAGGAGGTTATCAAGGGTTACTTGCCGCAATGGCTTTCATTATGTTTTCTTTCGGAGGGTTGGAGCTGATCGGGATCACTGCTTCTGAAGCAGAAAATCCTGAAGTAACTATCCCTAAAGCGACGAATCAGGTAATATACAGAATCCTTATTTTTTATACCGGAGCTTTACTGATCTTATTTTCACTTTCTCCGTGGAGAGAAATAACAACCGGAAGCAGTCCGTTTGTAACCGTTTTTGATACCCTTAACGGTTTTAGTTTTACATTATTAGGTCATACTTTTTATTTTACAAGCATCATTGCAAATGTTCTGAATGTGGTGGTTTTAACTGCAGCCCTATCTGTTTATAATAGCAGCGTGTACAGTAACAGTAGGATGTTATATGGTTTGTCCGTTCAAGGAAATGCTCCTAAATTTTTATCGAAACTGAATGCCAATCATGTACCGGTAATGGCCATATTGGTTTCCGCCTTATTTGCTGCTGTTTGTGTTATTGTAAACAAAGTAATGCCGAAAGAAGCTCTCAATTATTTAATGTCGTTAGTAGTTTCTTCTCTAATCATCAATTGGATAATCATCAGTTTAACCCATTTTTATTTTAAAAGAAGTAAAAATAAAGAAGGAGTGTTTAAAACTAAATTTCCTTCTTTATGGTTTCCGCTGGGAAATATTATTTGTTTGATATTCTTAGTTGGAATTTTACCCATTATGTGGTTTACCGGTATGGAATTATCTATTGAGCTGATTCCTGTATGGTTGTTTGTTCTGTATTTCTGCTATAGATTTCCTAAATATAAATGGATTTTATTAATTATATTTTTAGCCTATTTTCTCTGGAGAATTTACAGCATAATTTAG
- a CDS encoding nucleoside phosphorylase — MASKLSNSELVLNPDGSIYHCNIKPDELADTIILVGDPGRVPKVSQYFDSIEVTSQKREIVTHTGTLNGKRLTVISTGMGTDNIDIVLNELDALANIDLINKKIKTIPTRLTFVRLGTSGSLQSDIPVDTMVASTKGLGFDGLMSFYANTENFYTNEIAEAFTSQTNWNKKRAAPYVVDGSQELLDLMCENSAVRAGITATAIGFYGPQGRILRLDLDDEKMNEKLNRFEYKNHRITNFEMETSAIYGLSQLMGHRALSLNTIVANRYAGTFSKDPYSSIDKMIQYALEKLTSSN, encoded by the coding sequence ATGGCTTCTAAATTATCAAATTCAGAATTAGTATTAAATCCCGACGGGAGTATTTATCATTGCAATATCAAACCCGATGAGCTGGCAGATACCATTATACTGGTTGGTGATCCGGGACGCGTACCTAAAGTGTCACAATATTTCGATTCCATTGAAGTTACGTCTCAAAAACGAGAAATTGTTACTCACACGGGAACACTTAACGGAAAAAGGCTTACTGTAATATCCACAGGTATGGGTACCGATAATATTGATATCGTTTTGAATGAGTTGGATGCTCTTGCCAATATTGACTTAATTAATAAGAAAATTAAAACTATCCCTACCCGACTTACTTTTGTTCGATTAGGAACCTCCGGTTCTTTACAGTCCGATATTCCGGTAGATACGATGGTTGCCTCAACTAAAGGATTAGGATTTGACGGTTTAATGAGCTTTTACGCAAATACTGAAAATTTTTACACCAATGAAATTGCAGAAGCGTTTACATCGCAAACCAACTGGAATAAAAAAAGAGCAGCTCCTTATGTTGTAGACGGCTCTCAAGAATTACTGGACCTTATGTGTGAAAATTCAGCCGTCAGAGCCGGCATCACTGCAACCGCTATTGGTTTTTACGGTCCTCAGGGAAGAATTTTACGTTTGGACTTAGATGATGAAAAGATGAACGAAAAACTTAATCGATTCGAATATAAAAATCACAGAATTACCAATTTTGAAATGGAAACATCAGCCATTTACGGTTTATCTCAATTGATGGGTCATCGTGCTTTATCATTAAACACTATTGTAGCTAACCGTTATGCAGGTACTTTTAGTAAAGATCCGTATTCCTCTATAGATAAAATGATACAATATGCTTTAGAAAAGCTTACAAGTTCTAATTAA
- a CDS encoding translation initiation factor — protein MDLQDQLKKLFPNHLFEEPEESSSTPKKELFMQEDPIICKYEKKGRNGKPVTILENYNGADEDLKQLAKELKSQLGVGGSAKDGIIVIQGNYRDKIMDILKEKGFSVKRVGG, from the coding sequence ATGGATTTGCAAGATCAGCTTAAGAAACTATTTCCGAATCATCTATTTGAAGAACCTGAAGAATCATCTTCCACCCCTAAAAAAGAATTATTTATGCAGGAGGACCCTATTATTTGTAAATATGAAAAAAAAGGAAGAAATGGAAAGCCCGTTACTATCTTGGAAAATTATAACGGAGCAGATGAAGATTTAAAACAACTTGCCAAAGAACTAAAATCCCAATTAGGTGTGGGCGGATCTGCCAAAGACGGAATTATTGTTATTCAGGGAAATTATCGAGATAAAATAATGGATATTTTAAAAGAAAAAGGATTTTCCGTAAAACGAGTGGGCGGATAA
- a CDS encoding GNAT family N-acetyltransferase — protein sequence MLEIRKISERDIESLVYISYKTFVETFGSSNTQENMDRYLDEHVNSDQLKSELADSNSEFYFAEIDQNPVGYFKINFGKAQTEIKKNEGMEIERIYVLRDFQKQFIGQQLFNQAIAIAKERNCTYVWLGVWVKNIKAIKFYQKNGLKVFDTHFFVLGEDKQTDLMMKLEF from the coding sequence ATGCTAGAGATACGAAAAATAAGTGAAAGAGATATAGAATCACTGGTTTATATAAGTTATAAAACGTTTGTTGAAACTTTTGGAAGTTCAAATACTCAAGAAAATATGGATCGTTATTTGGATGAACATGTAAATTCAGATCAATTGAAATCCGAGTTAGCTGATTCCAATTCTGAATTTTATTTTGCCGAAATCGATCAGAATCCTGTAGGTTATTTTAAAATTAATTTTGGAAAAGCTCAAACGGAAATTAAAAAAAATGAGGGAATGGAAATTGAACGGATATATGTTCTTAGGGATTTTCAAAAACAATTTATAGGACAACAATTATTTAATCAGGCCATTGCCATAGCTAAAGAAAGAAATTGCACTTATGTTTGGTTAGGAGTTTGGGTGAAAAACATTAAAGCCATAAAATTTTATCAGAAAAATGGACTCAAGGTTTTTGATACGCATTTTTTTGTATTAGGAGAAGATAAGCAAACGGATCTTATGATGAAATTGGAATTTTAA
- a CDS encoding nitroreductase family protein gives MDFLELAKTRYTTKLYDPTKKVSEENIQKLKEILRLSPSSIDSQPWKFYFISDSSLKDELAGASEFNSQKIKDSSHIIVFTALDNVKKFEEEMPNYLPEGSMAYYNQVLKPQSEFEIKSWFQKQVYLSLGFFLSACAALGIDSTPMEGIEPKKYNEILKLNDYTTLFAVAIGYRNPDDNNQPSKTPKSRLEMDKIIKSI, from the coding sequence ATGGATTTTTTGGAATTAGCAAAAACCAGGTATACTACTAAATTATATGATCCCACTAAAAAAGTATCTGAAGAGAATATTCAAAAATTAAAAGAAATATTGAGGCTTAGTCCCTCTTCCATCGACAGCCAACCTTGGAAATTCTATTTTATATCAGATTCGTCACTAAAAGACGAATTAGCGGGAGCTTCTGAATTTAATTCACAAAAAATAAAAGATAGCAGCCATATCATAGTGTTTACTGCTCTGGATAATGTCAAAAAATTTGAAGAGGAAATGCCTAATTATTTGCCTGAAGGCAGCATGGCTTATTATAATCAAGTACTGAAACCGCAATCAGAATTTGAAATAAAATCTTGGTTTCAAAAACAAGTATATCTATCCTTAGGATTCTTTTTAAGTGCCTGTGCCGCCTTAGGTATTGACAGTACTCCTATGGAAGGAATTGAACCTAAAAAATATAATGAAATATTGAAACTCAACGATTATACAACCCTTTTTGCTGTAGCCATTGGATATAGAAATCCGGATGACAATAATCAACCTTCTAAAACTCCAAAATCCAGATTGGAAATGGACAAGATTATAAAATCAATATAG
- a CDS encoding GNAT family N-acetyltransferase, whose product MYTPIKSDSFWAILKNNLGIYNYKYKYLLIAIDSINSGHKIIYESSFIIHSSNYNSWILIIHSDILYIYGKNWNKVLVNELTQKIDLKLYKNYEIMGTEELIYDLLNFYNIHSFNIEKERVFYEAVSVHNFLTNNIRPATSNDLPILSKMMQDYYHEEYKGKNDKSIEEMNFRIVNEIINKEIYIINADKENIASFCTIIDPDIGILFTNIKYRNQGYGKKILSYCSNLLIDKNKKVFLMTDKKNVESNILCKNIGFYEIYKHTYILINVDR is encoded by the coding sequence ATGTATACACCTATTAAATCTGATAGTTTTTGGGCAATTTTAAAAAATAATTTAGGTATTTATAATTATAAATATAAATATTTATTAATTGCAATAGATTCAATAAATTCAGGACATAAAATAATTTATGAAAGTTCATTTATAATTCATTCATCAAATTATAATAGTTGGATTTTAATTATACATAGTGATATATTATATATATATGGTAAAAATTGGAATAAAGTTTTGGTGAATGAATTGACACAAAAAATTGATTTAAAATTATATAAGAATTATGAAATAATGGGTACAGAAGAATTAATATATGATTTATTAAATTTTTATAATATTCATTCTTTTAATATAGAAAAAGAAAGAGTTTTTTATGAAGCTGTTTCAGTACATAACTTTTTAACAAATAATATTAGACCTGCGACGTCCAATGATTTACCTATCTTATCCAAGATGATGCAAGATTATTATCATGAGGAATATAAAGGAAAAAATGATAAATCAATTGAAGAAATGAATTTTAGAATAGTAAACGAAATAATAAATAAAGAAATTTATATCATTAATGCAGACAAAGAAAATATTGCTAGTTTTTGTACAATCATAGACCCTGATATTGGAATTTTATTTACAAATATAAAATATAGAAATCAAGGATATGGGAAGAAAATTCTTTCATATTGCTCTAATCTTCTAATAGATAAAAATAAAAAAGTTTTTTTAATGACGGACAAAAAAAATGTAGAATCCAATATTTTATGTAAAAACATCGGTTTTTATGAAATATACAAACATACATATATACTTATAAATGTTGATAGATAA
- a CDS encoding GNAT family N-acetyltransferase, whose protein sequence is MNFSIQPNLENDFVQILPLEINDFESLYQVAKDKKIWEEHPCHNRWKEDVFKVFFKEAVESKGAFKIIDKATGELIGSTRFYDYSENDKSIVIGYTFIAVKYWGTGINSSIKKLMIDYIFQYVDKIYFHIGSTNFRSQKAIAKINAIKTSKEITVTDGYSSYINYLYELKKENWS, encoded by the coding sequence ATGAATTTTTCAATTCAACCCAATTTAGAAAATGATTTTGTACAAATATTACCCTTAGAAATCAACGATTTTGAGAGTTTGTATCAAGTAGCAAAAGATAAAAAAATCTGGGAAGAACATCCTTGTCATAATCGTTGGAAAGAAGACGTATTCAAAGTATTTTTTAAAGAAGCAGTTGAAAGTAAAGGAGCTTTTAAAATTATTGATAAAGCAACCGGAGAATTAATCGGAAGTACTCGGTTTTATGATTATTCGGAAAATGACAAAAGCATCGTAATCGGATATACTTTTATAGCAGTGAAGTATTGGGGAACTGGTATCAATTCTTCAATTAAAAAATTGATGATTGATTATATTTTCCAATATGTTGACAAAATTTATTTTCATATAGGTTCTACTAACTTTAGATCACAAAAAGCTATAGCTAAAATAAATGCAATCAAAACGTCTAAGGAAATCACAGTTACCGATGGATACAGTTCCTATATTAATTATTTGTATGAACTAAAAAAAGAAAATTGGAGTTAG
- a CDS encoding aminopeptidase C, protein MKKTIFFVMALWILPSISYAQDDLINKIKDNKSTHTDFRFTIIKQLDNTSVKNQGSSGTCWSYAGNSFLESEIYKKHHRVLDIAEIYTARKTYEDKAKNYILMDGFVNYGDGGSLHDVINMYKKYGMVPQEAYTGLINGAIKNNFSKMQQELKEYLDTVKSQKAPINTQWTQNFSSILDKYIGKVPETFIYKGKEYTPKTFAEEIVDLDPNDYIEISSFKDYEYYTLFYPPLPDNWSGDKMYNVPMKELTEIIDHALSTGYTIGWASDVSEPYFSWKNGIAYVPDTNIYSISSEEKANLFSYPKPEKVITEELRQESFNNKTTTDDHAMHIVGLAKDQNGKEYYLVKNSWGISNDYQGYLYVTKNYVQFKTTAILVNKKAIPKKIYKKLNLKN, encoded by the coding sequence ATGAAGAAAACCATCTTTTTTGTAATGGCATTATGGATCTTACCTTCAATAAGTTATGCTCAAGATGATTTAATCAATAAAATTAAAGATAATAAGTCAACCCATACCGATTTTCGTTTTACCATCATAAAACAACTGGATAATACTTCCGTAAAAAATCAAGGATCTTCAGGGACTTGCTGGAGTTATGCAGGAAATTCTTTTTTAGAATCTGAAATATATAAAAAACATCATCGAGTATTAGATATAGCAGAAATATACACTGCCAGAAAAACTTACGAGGATAAAGCCAAAAATTATATTTTAATGGACGGTTTCGTTAATTATGGTGATGGCGGTTCTTTACACGATGTTATTAATATGTACAAAAAATATGGAATGGTTCCTCAGGAAGCGTATACCGGACTAATTAATGGTGCTATAAAGAATAATTTCAGTAAAATGCAGCAAGAACTTAAAGAATATCTAGATACGGTAAAATCTCAAAAAGCACCTATTAATACCCAATGGACGCAAAATTTTTCATCTATTTTAGATAAATACATTGGAAAAGTTCCTGAAACATTTATTTATAAGGGTAAAGAATATACACCTAAAACATTTGCAGAAGAAATTGTTGATTTAGATCCAAATGATTATATAGAAATTTCTTCTTTTAAAGATTACGAATATTATACACTATTTTATCCGCCATTACCTGATAATTGGAGTGGAGACAAAATGTACAATGTTCCCATGAAGGAATTGACTGAAATTATTGATCATGCTTTATCAACGGGATATACGATTGGATGGGCCAGCGATGTTAGCGAGCCGTATTTCAGTTGGAAAAATGGTATCGCTTATGTTCCCGATACGAATATTTATTCCATTTCTTCCGAAGAAAAAGCAAATTTATTCAGTTATCCCAAGCCGGAAAAGGTTATCACTGAAGAATTGCGTCAGGAATCCTTTAACAATAAAACTACAACAGATGATCATGCCATGCATATAGTGGGCTTGGCTAAAGACCAAAACGGAAAGGAATATTATTTAGTTAAAAATTCTTGGGGAATTAGTAATGATTATCAAGGATATTTATACGTCACAAAAAATTACGTACAATTCAAAACCACCGCAATTTTAGTAAACAAAAAAGCCATTCCTAAAAAAATTTATAAAAAACTAAACCTTAAGAATTAA
- the lepB gene encoding signal peptidase I produces the protein MHYLTYYLLFALLSNIFYFLTAWKLFQKAGRKAWESLVPFYNILVTLKIIHRPWWWFIIVFIPIVGPIMGAIILVDFIRHYNRRSYLDAVLVLFFSFIFLAYINYSPETQYSGKQERKETFISAVLFAVIFATVIHAFVIQPFTIPTASMERTLLVGDFLFVSKLNYGIRIPMTPVALPFLQNKIPLGNNQQPQNQINSYVDKIRLPYMRLPGWTKVNRYDIVVFNYPTDSLHTAIDRKDPYVKRCVGLPGDKIQLIDGNLFINGKPEEIKKDEEQQRDYLVYTTQAGISQRKIEDLLGYATYQEGMNEQGNTIYYFKGLTQENANKIKNFDTVDSIQVLYANKGEEGIHYRDIAKTKIDTTNSIFPLHSGWNGSQYGPIMIPKKGDVITLTRQNIDQYRRIIKNYEYNDLKEKEGKFYINGKETNTYTIQQNYYWMMGDNRDNSLDSRYFGYVPEDHIIGTPIFTWLSIQGLFENDPFGHPAKFKIRWDRMFRTVNTNVPLKDKTNYIPVFILLLGGYFAYDYFNKKKKKANDKK, from the coding sequence ATGCATTATTTAACTTATTATTTACTATTCGCTTTACTTTCAAATATATTTTATTTCCTGACTGCTTGGAAATTATTTCAAAAAGCAGGTAGAAAAGCATGGGAATCCTTAGTTCCTTTTTACAATATTTTAGTTACTTTAAAAATTATTCATCGACCTTGGTGGTGGTTTATTATAGTATTTATCCCGATTGTCGGTCCAATTATGGGAGCCATTATATTAGTAGATTTTATAAGACATTACAATCGTCGTTCATACTTAGATGCCGTTTTAGTTTTATTCTTCTCATTTATTTTTTTAGCATATATAAACTATTCACCTGAAACACAATACAGTGGTAAACAAGAACGAAAAGAAACATTTATATCTGCCGTATTGTTTGCCGTTATATTTGCCACAGTCATTCATGCTTTTGTCATTCAACCGTTTACCATTCCAACAGCTTCTATGGAAAGAACCTTGCTGGTAGGAGATTTCCTTTTTGTCAGTAAGTTGAATTATGGAATAAGAATTCCGATGACTCCTGTAGCGTTGCCTTTTTTACAAAATAAAATTCCGTTGGGAAACAATCAACAACCTCAAAATCAAATAAATTCTTATGTTGATAAAATTCGTTTGCCGTATATGAGACTTCCCGGTTGGACTAAGGTTAACAGATATGATATTGTTGTATTTAATTATCCTACAGATTCTTTGCATACTGCCATCGATAGGAAAGATCCTTATGTTAAGCGCTGCGTGGGTTTACCGGGAGATAAAATTCAATTAATTGACGGAAATTTATTTATCAATGGAAAACCCGAAGAAATAAAAAAAGATGAAGAACAACAAAGAGACTATTTAGTATATACAACCCAAGCCGGAATCAGTCAAAGAAAAATTGAAGATCTATTGGGATATGCCACATATCAAGAAGGAATGAACGAACAGGGTAATACTATTTATTATTTCAAAGGGCTTACCCAAGAAAATGCAAACAAAATAAAAAATTTTGATACGGTAGATTCTATTCAGGTTTTATATGCAAATAAAGGAGAGGAGGGCATCCATTATAGAGATATAGCTAAAACTAAAATTGATACAACTAATTCCATTTTTCCCCTTCATAGTGGTTGGAACGGCTCTCAATATGGACCTATCATGATACCTAAAAAAGGGGATGTTATTACGTTGACCCGTCAAAATATAGATCAATATAGAAGAATCATTAAAAATTATGAATATAATGATTTAAAGGAAAAGGAAGGAAAATTTTACATAAACGGTAAGGAAACTAACACCTATACCATCCAACAAAATTATTATTGGATGATGGGGGACAACCGAGATAATTCTTTAGACAGCCGTTATTTCGGATATGTACCGGAAGATCACATTATAGGAACTCCTATTTTTACCTGGTTAAGCATTCAAGGTTTATTCGAAAATGATCCTTTCGGACATCCTGCCAAATTTAAAATAAGATGGGATAGAATGTTTCGTACCGTTAACACAAATGTTCCGCTTAAAGATAAAACTAATTATATACCTGTATTTATCTTATTGTTAGGAGGATATTTTGCATACGATTACTTTAACAAAAAGAAAAAGAAAGCAAACGATAAAAAATAA